From the genome of Kryptolebias marmoratus isolate JLee-2015 linkage group LG19, ASM164957v2, whole genome shotgun sequence, one region includes:
- the LOC108247823 gene encoding trace amine-associated receptor 1-like — protein MEQNNFVNRTNDVIEDQLFCNESTGIQEQTVTSYFLYAVAVSLSLLIICGNFLVIISIAYFKQLHTPTNYLLLSLAVADLLVGALVLPFSTILSLSSCWYLSYLLCVLRDLFDLLLCASSILHLCFISVDRYYAVCKPLTYATKMTVRVSVTMILLSWTPAALIGIGITIRGMKNYNSSWKCDIFKTTKESSIGAVFAFYIPAFMILTIYLKILMVAKKQARSIQNTTKLRSAVSKREGKASKTLALVMGVFLICWTPYFFLKFFFHMKNHTIPVLVIEAFKWLGWSNSMLNPFVYAFFYNWFRSAFKMIISGKIFQGDFTDLKLF, from the coding sequence ATGGAACAAAACAATTTTGTCAACAGGACTAATGATGTCATTGAAGATCAGCTTTTCTGTAATGAATCAACAGGTATCCAGGAACAAACTGTGACCTCCTACTTTTTATATGCAGTTgctgtctctttgtctcttctTATAATCTGTGGAAATTTTCTTGTAATCATCTCCATTGCCTACTTCAAACAGCTCCACACTCCAACAAATTacctccttctctctctggcTGTAGCTGACCTTCTTGTTGGGGCATTAGTTTTACCTTTCAGCACAATATTGTCTTTAAGCTCATGCTGGTATTTAAGTTATTTACTTTGTGTACTTCGAGATCTTTTCGATTTGTTACTGTGTGCTTCATCTATTTTACACCTGTGCTTTATCTCTGTTGACAGATATTATGCTGTATGTAAGCCTCTAACATATGCAACTAAGATGACTGTGCGTGTTTCTGTGACCATGATCTTACTAAGCTGGACTCCTGCTGCTCTGATTGGAATTGGTATCACAATTCGTGGGATGAAAAATTACAATTCCAGCTGGAAGTGTGATATTttcaaaactacaaaagaaTCTAGTATAGGAgcagtttttgcattttacattCCAGCTTTTATGATTTTAACCATCTACTTAAAAATTTTGATGGTAGCAAAGAAGCAGGCACGCAGCATCCAGAACACCACAAAGTTAAGATCAGCTGTCAGTAAGAGGGAGGGAAAGGCCAGCAAAACTCTGGCTTTAGTGATGGGAGTGTTCCTCATTTGTTGGACTCCCTACTTTTTCCTgaaattttttttccatatgaAAAATCACACAATACCAGTCCTTGTTATTGAAGCTTTTAAGTGGCTTGGATGGTCCAATTCAATGCTGAATCcatttgtttatgcttttttcTACAACTGGTTCAGGTCggcttttaaaatgataatttctGGTAAAATATTCCAAGGggattttacagatttaaagctgttttga